One Gymnogyps californianus isolate 813 chromosome 11, ASM1813914v2, whole genome shotgun sequence genomic window carries:
- the DNAAF4 gene encoding dynein axonemal assembly factor 4 isoform X1 encodes MPVWVQEYSWRQTDSAVYLSLPLRGVRVTPANIFCTDQYLKVSIPPFLFEAIFYAPIDDTNSTAKIGNGIIFFTLYKKEVAMWDSLTLANANKEKLQYLRENAVLKAHEKAKEETEAKKVTKQEHKKYALEATMKLEEAERKRIEDLKEKERQKVTKELDLWQNQQKDAEKQKRVQKEGELHQEVEQLKEKKKEKMNKTRIPNEGTSKTMLKSTKGHGSYSMFSEHLKEEQLPAPRSAATIKVNFTSRVFPTALRESRITEEEEWLRKQAEARRTVSADLSELEDLKEEEKNPDWLKDKGNKMFATGNYLAAVNAYNLAVWLNNKLPLLYLNRAACHLKLRNLHKAIEDSSKALELLTPPVPDNQNARVKAYVRRGTAFCQLELYTEGLQDYEAALKIDPKNKTIEKDAEKIRHLIQGTAQDS; translated from the exons ATGCCGGTGTGGGTGCAGGAGTACAGCTGGCGGCAGACCGACTCCGCCGTGTACCTCTCGCTGCCGTTGCGCGGCGTTCGGGTCACCCCCGCCAACATCTTCTGCACTGACCAGTACTTGAAG gtAAGCATCCCTCCCTTTTTATTTGAAGCCATTTTTTATGCTCCTATTGATGACACAAATAGCACAGCAAAGATTGgaaatggaataattttcttcactttgtaTAAAAAAGAAGTGGCCATGTGGGATTCCCTAACTCTAGCAAATG ctaACAAGGAGAAACTGCAATATCTAAGAGAGAATGCTGTTCTAAAAGCCcatgaaaaggcaaaagaggagacagaagcaaaaaaagttacaaaacagGAACACAAAAAATATGCTTTGGAGGCCACAATGAAG CtagaagaagcagaaagaaaaagaattgaagatctgaaagaaaaggagcgGCAGAAGGTCACTAAGGAGTTGGActtatggcaaaaccagcaaaaagaTGCTGAGAAGCAAAAGAGGGTACAAAAAGAAGGGGAGCTACATCAAGAAGTAGAGCaattaaaggagaagaaaaaggaaaaaatgaacaagacTAGGATTCCTAATGAAGGAACTTCTAAGACCATGCTCAAATCTACTAAAG GTCATGGTTCCTATAGTATGTTTTCAGAACATTTAAAGGAAGAACAGTTACCAGCTCCTCGATCTGCTGCTACAATTAAAGTCAACTTTACATCACGAGTTTTTCCTACAGCTCTGCGAGAATCTCGCAtcacagaagaggaggag TGGCTACGTAAACAAGCAGAAGCTCGAAGAACAGTAAGTGCTGATTTGTCTGAGCTGGAAGAtttaaaagaagaggagaagaatcCGGATTGGTTAAAGGACAAAGGAAA CAAAATGTTTGCAACAGGAAACTATCTTGCAGCTGTAAACGCATATAACCTTGCAGTGTGGCTAAACAATAAGCTTCCTCTACTGTATCTGAATCGTGCTGCTTGCCACCTTAAACTGAGAAATTTACATAAAGCTATTGAAGATTCCTCTAAG gCACTAGAACTGCTGACACCACCTGTTCCTGATAATCAGAATGCTCGAGTGAAAGCATATGTGAGACGCGGAACAGCATTCTGTCAGCTGGAATTATATACTGAAG GTCTCCAGGATTATGAAGCAGCTCTCAAGATTgatcctaaaaataaaactatagaAAAAGATGCTGAGAAGATTCGACATCTAATTCAAGGAACAGCGCAAGATtcttaa
- the DNAAF4 gene encoding dynein axonemal assembly factor 4 isoform X2, which yields MPVWVQEYSWRQTDSAVYLSLPLRGVRVTPANIFCTDQYLKVSIPPFLFEAIFYAPIDDTNSTAKIGNGIIFFTLYKKEVAMWDSLTLANANKEKLQYLRENAVLKAHEKAKEETEAKKVTKQEHKKYALEATMKLEEAERKRIEDLKEKERQKVTKELDLWQNQQKDAEKQKRVQKEGELHQEVEQLKEKKKEKMNKTRIPNEGTSKTMLKSTKGHGSYSMFSEHLKEEQLPAPRSAATIKVNFTSRVFPTALRESRITEEEEWLRKQAEARRTVSADLSELEDLKEEEKNPDWLKDKGNKMFATGNYLAAVNAYNLAVWLNNKLPLLYLNRAACHLKLRNLHKAIEDSSKVSRIMKQLSRLILKIKL from the exons ATGCCGGTGTGGGTGCAGGAGTACAGCTGGCGGCAGACCGACTCCGCCGTGTACCTCTCGCTGCCGTTGCGCGGCGTTCGGGTCACCCCCGCCAACATCTTCTGCACTGACCAGTACTTGAAG gtAAGCATCCCTCCCTTTTTATTTGAAGCCATTTTTTATGCTCCTATTGATGACACAAATAGCACAGCAAAGATTGgaaatggaataattttcttcactttgtaTAAAAAAGAAGTGGCCATGTGGGATTCCCTAACTCTAGCAAATG ctaACAAGGAGAAACTGCAATATCTAAGAGAGAATGCTGTTCTAAAAGCCcatgaaaaggcaaaagaggagacagaagcaaaaaaagttacaaaacagGAACACAAAAAATATGCTTTGGAGGCCACAATGAAG CtagaagaagcagaaagaaaaagaattgaagatctgaaagaaaaggagcgGCAGAAGGTCACTAAGGAGTTGGActtatggcaaaaccagcaaaaagaTGCTGAGAAGCAAAAGAGGGTACAAAAAGAAGGGGAGCTACATCAAGAAGTAGAGCaattaaaggagaagaaaaaggaaaaaatgaacaagacTAGGATTCCTAATGAAGGAACTTCTAAGACCATGCTCAAATCTACTAAAG GTCATGGTTCCTATAGTATGTTTTCAGAACATTTAAAGGAAGAACAGTTACCAGCTCCTCGATCTGCTGCTACAATTAAAGTCAACTTTACATCACGAGTTTTTCCTACAGCTCTGCGAGAATCTCGCAtcacagaagaggaggag TGGCTACGTAAACAAGCAGAAGCTCGAAGAACAGTAAGTGCTGATTTGTCTGAGCTGGAAGAtttaaaagaagaggagaagaatcCGGATTGGTTAAAGGACAAAGGAAA CAAAATGTTTGCAACAGGAAACTATCTTGCAGCTGTAAACGCATATAACCTTGCAGTGTGGCTAAACAATAAGCTTCCTCTACTGTATCTGAATCGTGCTGCTTGCCACCTTAAACTGAGAAATTTACATAAAGCTATTGAAGATTCCTCTAAG GTCTCCAGGATTATGAAGCAGCTCTCAAGATTgatcctaaaaataaaactatag
- the PIERCE2 gene encoding piercer of microtubule wall 2 protein yields MTSAKKLPSSSSTEQNQSPHLPLCTNPGNPVFSCMLDPETLMTNGSLIKPQVLLFKTTSSEYGAIPPISQMVPCTYHPVDQTFSKHLLTCGSFQDSYFNTAIDRSRVYDYPNFQHTL; encoded by the coding sequence ATGACTTCTGCCAAGAAACTGCCATCAAGTTCGAGCACTGAGCAAAACCAATCTCCTCATCTGCCTCTCTGCACAAATCCTGGCAATCCGGTGTTTTCCTGTATGCTGGACCCTGAAACACTCATGACCAATGGTTCTTTGATAAAGCCTCAGGttttactgtttaaaacaaCTTCAAGTGAATATGGTGCTATACCACCTATCTCACAGATGGTACCCTGTACTTATCATCCAGTGGATCAAACCTTTTCAAAACACTTACTCACTTGTGGGTCATTTCAAGATAGTTATTTCAACACTGCCATTGACAGAAGTAGGGTATATGACTACCCCAATTTCCAGCATACTCTGTAA
- the CCPG1 gene encoding cell cycle progression protein 1 isoform X2, producing the protein MKPQPECLPQWRSDLLRALKMSENSSDSDSSCGWTVINHEGSDIETVTSENGSTNDNHEFVSEEYVSLQEEEQPVDLEAQCNNDGEIPVVDNTLSAFEETQTVPEGKKAKNPDDGSCIGTISDDSDIVTLEAPKPEETQSQEEAPADGEEARSSEDFNMGSSSSSQYAFSHIETVFSSQASNDESSSDETSNQSSPTVRKRRAKKRLISSSEAEGGSPAEPESEPPREEQHKRQFSSGLNRCIVLALVIAISMGFGHFYGTIQIQKRQQLVTKTRELKDMKDDLYQCQQEQGDKVYHKVGSLKGDLATCLTSTEVEKKSFESQKRSLAAENQHLRESLEKEEKALASLQEELRKLRQQIRNLEDKGTSTESIVMENQKLREHLEEEKQRNHNFLRQKETLFAEAQMLRRELDKERHVTEALKKELEQLSSRQTPDNAADDDTLRENQEIETLRGRLVELEKKLNFEQQRSDLWEKLYVEAKDQTEKQEMNEKGQKKGAKGQSKTKKKSKESFFGSVKETFDAMKNSTKEFVRHHKEKIKQAKEAVKENLKKFSDSVKSTFRHFKDTTKNIFDEKKLSNDKRHEANKKARTFYREHNSYENLKHMHYRGPNMAKEFKDGRKHQFTTFEKDTDSQKCLSDPLCNRKHQFVLKGCSGIFECAHQEFISLFNRVSDPIRVDEFNRLMKKYLQQVVHNFHHWRELENFINKFFHNGIFIHDQMLFTDFVNDVKDYLEDMKEYQNNNEKVFEDLDKYIYRYYFHYDNSPQYGPSRPKRPSFTQTENSRHEKQAQKYHHRNKREGKWHKHGRTNGRHMANLEIELGQLPFDPKY; encoded by the exons ATGAAACCACAGCCTGAATGTCTTCCACAGTGGAGATCAGACTTGCTA CgtgctttgaaaatgtctgaaaattCCAGTGACAGTGACTCATCTTGTGGCTGGACTGTCATCAATCATGAG GGTTCTGACATAGAGACAGTGACTTCAGAAAATGGAAGCACAAATGATAACCATGAGTTTGTTTCGGAAGAGTATGTTTCTTTGCAAGAAGAGGAGCAACCAGTTGATTTGGAAG ctCAGTGCAACAATGATGGAGAGATACCAGTGGTAGATAATACTCTCTCTGCTTTTGAGGAAACTCAGACAGTTCCAGAG ggaaagaaagcaaaaaaccctgATGATGGGTCCTGCATTGGAACTATTAGCGATGATTCTGACATTGTTACACTTGAAgctccaaaaccagaagaaactcAAAGTCAGGAGGAAGCTCCAGCTGATGGTGAAGAAGCTCGAAGTTCAGAGGATTTTAACATGGGTTCCTCCTCTAGCAGTCAATATGCGTTTTCCCATATAGAAACTG ttttttcgTCTCAGGCTAGCAATGATGAATCAAGTAGTGATGAAACTAGCAATCAGTCCAGTCCCACAGTACGAAAACGTCGGGCTAAGAAGAGGCTGATCTCTAGCTCCGAGGCTGAGGGTGGGTCACCTGCTGAACCGGAGTCTGAACCTCCcagagaagagcagcacaaacGCCAGTTCAGTAGTGGCCTTAACAGATGCATCGTACTAGCTTTGGTGATTGCAATCAGCATGGGCTTTGGACATTTCTATG GTACAATACAGATCCAGAAACGTCAGCAGTTGGTGACAAAGACACGTGAATTAAAAGATATGAAAGATGATCTTTACCAGTGCCAACAAGAGCAAGGAGATAAAGTGTATCATAAAGTGGGG TCACTCAAGGGAGATCTTGCCACATGTTTGACCTCTACTGAGGTGGAGAAGAAATCCTTTGAATCTCAAAAAAGAAGTCTTGCTGCAGAAAATCAGCACTTAAGAGAATCtctagagaaggaagaaaaagctttggCCTCACTTCAAGAAGAATTAAGGAAGCTAAGACAACAAATTAGAAACTTAGAAGATAAAGGTACTAGCACTGAGTCTATTGTAATGGAAAATCAGAAACTAAGGGAAcatttggaagaggaaaagcaaagaaaccacAACTTTCTTCGGCAAAAGGAAACACTCTTTGCAGAGGCACAGATGTTAAGGAGAGAACTGGACAAAGAACGTCATGTTACAGAAGCTCTAAAAAAAGAACTGGAACAGTTAAGTTCTCGTCAAACACCTGACAATGCTGCTGATGATGATACATTAAGAGAAAATCAAGAAATAGAAACTCTGCGAGGAAGACTAGTAGAACTagaaaaaaagctaaacttTGAGCAACAACGCTCTGACTTATGGGAGAAGCTGTATGTTGAAGCGAAAGAccaaactgaaaagcaagaaatgaatgaaaagggACAAAAGAAAGGTGCTAAAGGGCAAAGTAAgactaaaaagaaatcaaaggaaTCATTTTTTGGTTCAGTTAAAGAAACTTTTGATGCTATGAAAAATTCCACGAAAGAGTTTGTAAGACACCATAAAGAAAAGATTAAGCAGGCTAaagaagcagtgaaagaaaacctgaaaaaattcTCTGATTCTGTAAAGTCTACATTCAGACACTTCAAAGATACCACAAAAAACATCTTTGATGAAAAGAAGTTGTCAAATGATAAAAGACATGAGGCAAACAAGAAAGCTCGAACTTTTTACCGAGAACATAACTCTTATGAGAATCTGAAGCACATGCATTACAGGGGACCTAACATGGCGAAAGAATtcaaagatggaagaaaacatcagtttacaacatttgaaaaagaCACAGATTCACAGAAATGTCTCAGTGATCCTTTGTGTAATAGAAAACATCAGTTTGTCCTAAAGGGCTGCTCTGGTATTTTCGAGTGTGCTCATCAAGAATTCATTAGTCTCTTTAACAGAGTATCAGATCCTATTAGGGTGGATGAATTTAATCGGCtaatgaaaaagtatttgcaaCAAGTTGTACATAACTTTCATCACTGGAGAGAACTAGAAAATTTCATCAATAAGTTTTTTCATAATGGGATATTTATACATGACCAGATGCTGTTCACTGATTTTGTTAATGATGTCAAGGATTACCTGGAAGATATGAAGGAATaccaaaataataatgaaaaggtttTTGAGGATCTGGACAAATACATCTACAGATACTACTTTCATTATGATAATTCACCCCAATATGGACCCAG TCGACCTAAAAGGCCTTCTTTTACACAAACGGAAAATTCCAGACATGAAAAACAAGCTCAGAAGTACCACCACCGTAATAAAAGAGAAGGTAAATGGCATAAACATGGTCGCACTAATGGAAGACACATGGCAAATCTTGAAATAGAATTGGGGCAATTACCCTTTGATCCAAAATATTGA
- the CCPG1 gene encoding cell cycle progression protein 1 isoform X1, which yields MKPQPECLPQWRSDLLRALKMSENSSDSDSSCGWTVINHEGSDIETVTSENGSTNDNHEFVSEEYVSLQEEEQPVDLEAQCNNDGEIPVVDNTLSAFEETQTVPEGKKAKNPDDGSCIGTISDDSDIVTLEAPKPEETQSQEEAPADGEEARSSEDFNMGSSSSSQYAFSHIETVFSSQASNDESSSDETSNQSSPTVRKRRAKKRLISSSEAEGGSPAEPESEPPREEQHKRQFSSGLNRCIVLALVIAISMGFGHFYAKQLLVSTGQKLQGTIQIQKRQQLVTKTRELKDMKDDLYQCQQEQGDKVYHKVGSLKGDLATCLTSTEVEKKSFESQKRSLAAENQHLRESLEKEEKALASLQEELRKLRQQIRNLEDKGTSTESIVMENQKLREHLEEEKQRNHNFLRQKETLFAEAQMLRRELDKERHVTEALKKELEQLSSRQTPDNAADDDTLRENQEIETLRGRLVELEKKLNFEQQRSDLWEKLYVEAKDQTEKQEMNEKGQKKGAKGQSKTKKKSKESFFGSVKETFDAMKNSTKEFVRHHKEKIKQAKEAVKENLKKFSDSVKSTFRHFKDTTKNIFDEKKLSNDKRHEANKKARTFYREHNSYENLKHMHYRGPNMAKEFKDGRKHQFTTFEKDTDSQKCLSDPLCNRKHQFVLKGCSGIFECAHQEFISLFNRVSDPIRVDEFNRLMKKYLQQVVHNFHHWRELENFINKFFHNGIFIHDQMLFTDFVNDVKDYLEDMKEYQNNNEKVFEDLDKYIYRYYFHYDNSPQYGPSRPKRPSFTQTENSRHEKQAQKYHHRNKREGKWHKHGRTNGRHMANLEIELGQLPFDPKY from the exons ATGAAACCACAGCCTGAATGTCTTCCACAGTGGAGATCAGACTTGCTA CgtgctttgaaaatgtctgaaaattCCAGTGACAGTGACTCATCTTGTGGCTGGACTGTCATCAATCATGAG GGTTCTGACATAGAGACAGTGACTTCAGAAAATGGAAGCACAAATGATAACCATGAGTTTGTTTCGGAAGAGTATGTTTCTTTGCAAGAAGAGGAGCAACCAGTTGATTTGGAAG ctCAGTGCAACAATGATGGAGAGATACCAGTGGTAGATAATACTCTCTCTGCTTTTGAGGAAACTCAGACAGTTCCAGAG ggaaagaaagcaaaaaaccctgATGATGGGTCCTGCATTGGAACTATTAGCGATGATTCTGACATTGTTACACTTGAAgctccaaaaccagaagaaactcAAAGTCAGGAGGAAGCTCCAGCTGATGGTGAAGAAGCTCGAAGTTCAGAGGATTTTAACATGGGTTCCTCCTCTAGCAGTCAATATGCGTTTTCCCATATAGAAACTG ttttttcgTCTCAGGCTAGCAATGATGAATCAAGTAGTGATGAAACTAGCAATCAGTCCAGTCCCACAGTACGAAAACGTCGGGCTAAGAAGAGGCTGATCTCTAGCTCCGAGGCTGAGGGTGGGTCACCTGCTGAACCGGAGTCTGAACCTCCcagagaagagcagcacaaacGCCAGTTCAGTAGTGGCCTTAACAGATGCATCGTACTAGCTTTGGTGATTGCAATCAGCATGGGCTTTGGACATTTCTATG CTAAACAGTTACTAGTAAGTACTGGGCAGAAACTGCAAG GTACAATACAGATCCAGAAACGTCAGCAGTTGGTGACAAAGACACGTGAATTAAAAGATATGAAAGATGATCTTTACCAGTGCCAACAAGAGCAAGGAGATAAAGTGTATCATAAAGTGGGG TCACTCAAGGGAGATCTTGCCACATGTTTGACCTCTACTGAGGTGGAGAAGAAATCCTTTGAATCTCAAAAAAGAAGTCTTGCTGCAGAAAATCAGCACTTAAGAGAATCtctagagaaggaagaaaaagctttggCCTCACTTCAAGAAGAATTAAGGAAGCTAAGACAACAAATTAGAAACTTAGAAGATAAAGGTACTAGCACTGAGTCTATTGTAATGGAAAATCAGAAACTAAGGGAAcatttggaagaggaaaagcaaagaaaccacAACTTTCTTCGGCAAAAGGAAACACTCTTTGCAGAGGCACAGATGTTAAGGAGAGAACTGGACAAAGAACGTCATGTTACAGAAGCTCTAAAAAAAGAACTGGAACAGTTAAGTTCTCGTCAAACACCTGACAATGCTGCTGATGATGATACATTAAGAGAAAATCAAGAAATAGAAACTCTGCGAGGAAGACTAGTAGAACTagaaaaaaagctaaacttTGAGCAACAACGCTCTGACTTATGGGAGAAGCTGTATGTTGAAGCGAAAGAccaaactgaaaagcaagaaatgaatgaaaagggACAAAAGAAAGGTGCTAAAGGGCAAAGTAAgactaaaaagaaatcaaaggaaTCATTTTTTGGTTCAGTTAAAGAAACTTTTGATGCTATGAAAAATTCCACGAAAGAGTTTGTAAGACACCATAAAGAAAAGATTAAGCAGGCTAaagaagcagtgaaagaaaacctgaaaaaattcTCTGATTCTGTAAAGTCTACATTCAGACACTTCAAAGATACCACAAAAAACATCTTTGATGAAAAGAAGTTGTCAAATGATAAAAGACATGAGGCAAACAAGAAAGCTCGAACTTTTTACCGAGAACATAACTCTTATGAGAATCTGAAGCACATGCATTACAGGGGACCTAACATGGCGAAAGAATtcaaagatggaagaaaacatcagtttacaacatttgaaaaagaCACAGATTCACAGAAATGTCTCAGTGATCCTTTGTGTAATAGAAAACATCAGTTTGTCCTAAAGGGCTGCTCTGGTATTTTCGAGTGTGCTCATCAAGAATTCATTAGTCTCTTTAACAGAGTATCAGATCCTATTAGGGTGGATGAATTTAATCGGCtaatgaaaaagtatttgcaaCAAGTTGTACATAACTTTCATCACTGGAGAGAACTAGAAAATTTCATCAATAAGTTTTTTCATAATGGGATATTTATACATGACCAGATGCTGTTCACTGATTTTGTTAATGATGTCAAGGATTACCTGGAAGATATGAAGGAATaccaaaataataatgaaaaggtttTTGAGGATCTGGACAAATACATCTACAGATACTACTTTCATTATGATAATTCACCCCAATATGGACCCAG TCGACCTAAAAGGCCTTCTTTTACACAAACGGAAAATTCCAGACATGAAAAACAAGCTCAGAAGTACCACCACCGTAATAAAAGAGAAGGTAAATGGCATAAACATGGTCGCACTAATGGAAGACACATGGCAAATCTTGAAATAGAATTGGGGCAATTACCCTTTGATCCAAAATATTGA